A region of Chloracidobacterium sp. DNA encodes the following proteins:
- a CDS encoding DinB family protein, whose protein sequence is MDERIQYITSEMSKIADDARVSFGGLSAEQLNWKPSEKGWSVAQCLDHVIKTNHEFDAEFQKLASGKRQNSFWENYSPFSSWAGRFLINAVSEDSKKAKAPSQRIVPPSDVSGDIVEKFVEHMAEVNKQIESCAGVDREKTVVTSPFLFVFTYKLDDAFTVLVEHTKRHIRQAKRVMESESFPISESER, encoded by the coding sequence ATGGACGAACGAATTCAGTACATTACGTCGGAAATGTCAAAAATCGCAGATGACGCGCGAGTGTCATTCGGCGGACTTTCCGCTGAACAACTGAACTGGAAACCGTCGGAAAAAGGCTGGAGCGTGGCTCAGTGTCTGGATCACGTCATCAAGACTAATCACGAATTTGACGCCGAGTTTCAAAAGCTGGCTTCGGGAAAACGGCAGAATTCGTTCTGGGAAAATTACTCGCCTTTCTCATCGTGGGCCGGACGGTTTCTGATAAATGCCGTTTCGGAAGATTCGAAAAAAGCAAAAGCACCTTCACAACGAATCGTGCCGCCGAGCGATGTCTCGGGCGATATCGTAGAGAAGTTTGTCGAACATATGGCCGAGGTTAATAAGCAGATCGAGTCCTGTGCCGGAGTCGACCGCGAAAAGACGGTCGTAACATCACCGTTTCTATTTGTTTTTACGTACAAGCTTGACGATGCGTTTACCGTACTCGTCGAACATACAAAACGACATATCCGCCAGGCAAAGCGGGTAATGGAAAGTGAAAGCTTTCCGATTTCAGAATCGGAACGATAG
- a CDS encoding DNA-3-methyladenine glycosylase I, with protein MKRCSWATNELNVAYHDAEWGVPVHDDRTLFEFLILEGAQAGLSWDTILKKRDAYRKAFDNFDPAKVAKYSDAKCAKLLTNEGIIRNRLKIASAVSNANAFLKVQKEFGSFDKYIWGFVGDKQIVNKLKGGDVPATSPISDAISKDLKKRGFNFVGSTIIYAFMQATGMVNDHLVTCFRYKEVRQKPDR; from the coding sequence ATGAAACGATGCAGTTGGGCAACGAACGAATTAAATGTCGCTTACCACGATGCAGAATGGGGTGTGCCTGTACACGATGATCGAACCCTGTTTGAGTTTCTGATTCTTGAGGGAGCTCAGGCCGGTTTGAGTTGGGATACGATCCTCAAAAAGCGTGATGCCTATCGCAAAGCATTCGACAATTTCGATCCGGCAAAAGTTGCGAAATATTCAGACGCAAAATGCGCAAAATTATTAACAAACGAAGGCATCATCCGTAACCGTTTGAAGATCGCCTCCGCAGTATCAAATGCCAATGCCTTTCTGAAAGTGCAAAAAGAGTTCGGCTCATTTGATAAATATATCTGGGGATTTGTCGGCGATAAGCAGATCGTCAACAAACTAAAAGGCGGCGACGTTCCGGCGACTTCGCCGATCTCAGACGCGATCAGCAAAGATCTGAAAAAACGCGGATTCAATTTTGTCGGCTCGACCATTATCTATGCGTTCATGCAGGCGACCGGAATGGTCAATGATCATTTGGTGACGTGTTTTCGATACAAGGAGGTTAGGCAGAAACCCGACCGGTAG
- the ybaK gene encoding Cys-tRNA(Pro) deacylase, translating to MDYPITPAVRCLRDKKVDFVPHLYDYVEKGGTAESARQLGVDEHAIVKTLVFETNERKPLIVLMHGDRQVSAKNLARHLGVKSVEPATPERANKWTGYLVGGTSPFGLKTQMPIYVEKTIVDLERIYINGGKRGFLVEVNPDVLKEAVKTEEVDVGIE from the coding sequence ATGGACTATCCAATAACACCGGCCGTCAGATGTTTGCGGGACAAGAAGGTTGATTTTGTGCCGCATTTATACGATTACGTTGAAAAAGGCGGCACAGCGGAATCGGCGAGACAGTTAGGCGTTGACGAACACGCGATAGTGAAAACTTTGGTATTTGAAACAAACGAGCGAAAGCCTTTGATCGTCCTGATGCACGGCGACCGGCAAGTCTCAGCAAAGAATCTCGCACGTCACTTAGGCGTGAAATCCGTCGAGCCGGCAACGCCCGAACGTGCAAACAAATGGACCGGCTATCTGGTCGGCGGCACATCGCCGTTTGGTTTAAAAACTCAAATGCCGATCTATGTCGAGAAAACGATCGTTGATTTGGAACGCATCTATATCAACGGCGGCAAGCGTGGGTTTTTGGTCGAGGTCAATCCGGATGTTCTAAAAGAGGCCGTTAAAACCGAAGAGGTGGATGTAGGAATTGAGTAA
- a CDS encoding acetyl-CoA C-acyltransferase — MKEAVIVSAVRTAVGKAPKGTLKNTRPDDLGAAAIKEAVARVPGLDPMQIEDVIMGCAFPEAEQGMNVARTAMIAAGLPVETSAMTVNRYCSSGLQTIALAADRIATGGADVIVAGGLETMSMIPMGGNVFRPNPSIADSYPDYYLNMGLTAENLARKYEITREQADEFSYNSHRKALAAISEGKFADEIIPMNVFVDEIDEKGRVRRKEIVFAQDEGPRADTSIEGLAKLRAVFHVNGTVTAGNSSQMSDGAAAVVVMSADKANELGIKPLARFVSFATAGCLPEEMGIGPVYAIPKALKMAGLTLDQIDVIELNEAFAAQGLSVMKVLEMDPSKVNVNGGAVALGHPLGCTGAKLTATLLQELKRRNARYGMVTMCVGGGMGAAGIFERLD; from the coding sequence ATGAAAGAAGCAGTAATTGTATCAGCCGTGCGGACGGCTGTGGGAAAGGCTCCGAAAGGCACTTTAAAAAATACGCGGCCTGATGATTTGGGAGCAGCAGCAATAAAGGAAGCGGTCGCTCGCGTTCCCGGTCTCGATCCCATGCAGATCGAAGACGTGATAATGGGCTGCGCTTTTCCTGAGGCTGAGCAGGGGATGAATGTCGCACGAACCGCGATGATCGCGGCGGGTTTGCCTGTGGAGACCAGTGCGATGACCGTCAATCGATATTGCTCGTCGGGTTTGCAGACGATCGCGCTCGCGGCAGATCGCATTGCGACCGGCGGTGCAGATGTGATCGTCGCGGGCGGGCTTGAGACAATGTCGATGATACCAATGGGCGGCAACGTCTTTCGGCCAAATCCATCGATCGCTGACAGTTATCCCGATTATTATCTCAACATGGGATTGACTGCCGAAAATCTTGCACGCAAATACGAGATCACGCGCGAGCAGGCTGACGAATTTTCATATAATTCACATCGCAAGGCTCTCGCGGCAATCAGCGAAGGTAAATTCGCAGACGAGATCATTCCGATGAATGTTTTCGTCGATGAGATTGATGAAAAAGGCCGTGTTCGCCGCAAAGAGATCGTCTTCGCCCAGGACGAAGGACCTCGTGCCGACACTTCGATCGAAGGGCTGGCGAAACTCAGAGCCGTATTTCACGTTAATGGAACAGTAACCGCAGGAAACTCTTCGCAGATGTCTGACGGTGCGGCGGCAGTAGTCGTTATGTCGGCGGATAAAGCCAACGAGCTTGGCATCAAGCCGCTGGCGAGATTTGTCTCGTTCGCGACAGCCGGATGCTTGCCCGAAGAAATGGGCATCGGCCCGGTTTATGCGATACCGAAAGCTTTGAAAATGGCTGGATTGACGCTCGATCAGATAGACGTGATCGAGTTGAACGAAGCATTCGCCGCTCAAGGTTTGTCTGTGATGAAGGTTCTCGAAATGGACCCGTCAAAAGTAAATGTCAACGGCGGGGCGGTCGCTCTCGGACATCCATTGGGCTGCACCGGTGCGAAATTGACCGCGACATTATTACAGGAATTGAAACGCCGCAATGCACGCTACGGAATGGTCACAATGTGCGTCGGCGGCGGCATGGGAGCCGCTGGTATTTTTGAAAGATTGGATTAG
- a CDS encoding acyl-CoA dehydrogenase family protein, giving the protein METQMEREYLKGGEFLIAESTAGEIFTPEDLTDEQRMIGDTTKEFVDNEVHPQLPAMEQHAWEIARELLKKAGELGLLGATIPEEYGGLGLDQTTGVVIAEMIGRGGGFGTTFGAQTSIGVLPILYFGSEELKHTWIPKIVSGELVTAYCLTESGSGSDALGAKTIAKLTDDGQHYILNGEKMWISNGSFADVFVVFAKVDGEKEKFSAFVVERSENCRPGNEEHKMGIKSSSTTALILSDCKIPATNLIGNVGDGAKIAFNILNVGRFKLGASVTGGAKLAIHEAVRYANEREQFGKKISSFGAIKHKLAEMAVRTWVSESITYRTVGMIDSLIGDGADTAKKMQSIEEYAVESSINKVACSEALDYVVDELVQIFGGYGYSADYPAEKAYRDSRINRIYEGTNEINRMLIPGQLMKRAMKGKLGIIPAAMALQDEILNPQMSFDEDTGILAAETKLAQNAKKIALMVLGTAAQKYMMALADQQEILLNCADIIMDAYQMETAILRAKKFAEANGEEAAARYVDMAGVFCNDAIQRIDMKARNTIAAMAEGDEGRTMLVALKRFTKNNSPINTIAARQRIADVLIAANTYAL; this is encoded by the coding sequence ATGGAAACACAAATGGAACGAGAATATCTGAAAGGCGGCGAATTTCTTATCGCCGAATCGACGGCGGGCGAGATATTTACGCCTGAGGATCTGACCGATGAGCAGCGGATGATCGGCGACACAACGAAAGAATTCGTAGATAACGAAGTGCATCCCCAGCTTCCAGCGATGGAGCAGCACGCATGGGAGATCGCCCGCGAACTGTTAAAAAAAGCTGGCGAACTCGGCCTTCTCGGAGCAACTATTCCCGAAGAATACGGCGGCCTTGGGCTCGATCAAACAACGGGCGTTGTGATCGCTGAAATGATCGGACGTGGGGGCGGATTTGGAACGACGTTTGGCGCTCAGACATCTATTGGAGTGCTGCCAATCCTATATTTTGGCTCCGAAGAATTAAAACACACGTGGATACCTAAGATCGTTTCCGGAGAATTAGTTACTGCATATTGCTTAACCGAAAGTGGTTCAGGCTCCGATGCACTCGGTGCCAAGACGATCGCAAAACTCACCGACGACGGACAGCATTACATTCTCAATGGCGAGAAAATGTGGATCTCGAACGGCAGTTTCGCGGACGTCTTTGTCGTCTTTGCAAAGGTGGACGGCGAGAAGGAAAAGTTCTCGGCATTCGTCGTAGAACGCAGCGAAAACTGCCGCCCCGGTAATGAAGAGCACAAAATGGGCATCAAATCATCCTCGACGACGGCGCTCATTCTGTCTGACTGCAAGATCCCGGCGACCAATCTCATAGGCAACGTCGGCGACGGAGCAAAGATCGCTTTCAACATCCTGAACGTCGGCCGTTTCAAACTCGGTGCATCAGTAACAGGTGGAGCAAAGCTCGCAATTCACGAAGCAGTCCGCTACGCCAACGAGCGCGAACAATTTGGTAAAAAGATCTCGTCATTCGGCGCGATCAAACACAAACTCGCCGAGATGGCGGTCCGCACTTGGGTTTCCGAATCGATCACTTATCGCACGGTCGGCATGATCGATTCTCTTATAGGCGACGGAGCAGACACCGCGAAAAAAATGCAGTCGATCGAGGAGTATGCGGTCGAATCGTCGATCAACAAGGTCGCGTGCAGCGAAGCTCTCGATTATGTGGTTGATGAGTTGGTCCAGATCTTTGGCGGCTACGGTTATTCGGCTGACTATCCTGCGGAAAAGGCATATCGTGATTCTCGTATCAATCGAATCTACGAGGGAACAAATGAGATCAATCGAATGCTGATTCCCGGTCAGTTGATGAAGCGGGCGATGAAAGGCAAACTCGGCATCATTCCCGCGGCGATGGCATTGCAGGACGAAATACTTAACCCTCAAATGTCATTCGATGAAGATACCGGAATCCTCGCAGCCGAAACAAAACTCGCTCAAAATGCAAAGAAAATTGCGTTAATGGTGCTCGGCACAGCGGCACAAAAATACATGATGGCACTCGCGGACCAGCAAGAGATCTTGCTCAACTGCGCCGACATCATTATGGACGCATATCAAATGGAAACGGCAATTCTGCGTGCTAAAAAATTCGCTGAAGCCAACGGCGAAGAAGCTGCCGCACGTTATGTTGATATGGCTGGCGTATTTTGTAACGACGCGATCCAACGTATCGATATGAAAGCCCGCAACACCATCGCCGCGATGGCCGAGGGCGACGAAGGCCGCACAATGCTCGTCGCTCTAAAGCGGTTTACCAAAAACAATTCGCCGATAAATACTATTGCGGCTCGACAGCGTATCGCCGATGTTTTGATCGCGGCCAACACTTACGCTCTCTAG
- a CDS encoding ribonuclease H-like domain-containing protein, producing the protein MLKNSIPELALFFDLEWVPDAAGAKRLFDLPDESTELEAMQRLWEHSPKYNAENNPRPFLKYMFSRVVSIAFLSRRLVYRDGAPTLEFRLNSYPELPFESEDVVEAEIIERFLTAVGKRRPQLVGYNSAASDLQVLIQRGMINEVSAPDFCRRPQDKWDKSNDYFTRWDNENHLDLLRLFSSGEMTPRLDEFAKVCGFPGKIDVKGDQVTDLWLERNITKIVEYNQIDTLNTYLVWLRLVYFSGLLGEEDYILEQETFREFLETEMQKPEKAFLSSFIEKWPI; encoded by the coding sequence ATGTTAAAAAATTCGATCCCAGAACTTGCCCTATTTTTCGACCTTGAGTGGGTCCCCGATGCCGCAGGGGCAAAGCGGCTGTTTGATCTGCCCGACGAGTCTACAGAGCTTGAGGCTATGCAGCGGCTTTGGGAACATTCGCCAAAATACAACGCTGAAAACAATCCGCGTCCGTTTTTGAAGTATATGTTCTCGCGTGTTGTGTCGATCGCTTTCCTATCACGTCGTCTTGTATATCGCGACGGAGCACCCACGCTTGAATTTCGGCTCAACTCTTATCCCGAACTTCCGTTTGAAAGCGAAGACGTGGTCGAGGCGGAGATCATAGAGAGATTTCTCACCGCTGTCGGCAAACGGAGGCCGCAGCTTGTTGGCTACAACTCTGCTGCTTCCGACCTACAGGTTTTGATACAGCGCGGCATGATAAATGAAGTTTCTGCTCCCGACTTTTGCCGCCGGCCGCAAGACAAATGGGATAAATCGAACGACTACTTCACCCGCTGGGACAACGAAAATCATCTTGATCTTCTCAGGCTTTTTTCCTCCGGCGAGATGACGCCGAGGCTCGACGAATTTGCAAAGGTTTGTGGCTTTCCCGGCAAGATCGATGTAAAAGGCGATCAGGTCACTGATCTTTGGCTGGAACGCAACATAACAAAGATCGTCGAATACAATCAGATCGATACGCTGAACACATATTTGGTTTGGCTGCGGCTGGTATATTTTTCAGGGCTGCTCGGCGAAGAAGATTATATCCTCGAACAGGAAACGTTTCGAGAGTTCCTCGAAACTGAAATGCAAAAACCGGAGAAGGCATTTCTAAGCTCCTTCATAGAAAAGTGGCCGATTTGA
- a CDS encoding site-specific DNA-methyltransferase, translating to MEFEKIYHENCIETLSRMPDDLLDMTITSPPYDDLRDYNGYHFPVDEIAASLYKKTKPGGVVIWVVGDRTVNGNETLTSFRHAITFQDAGFKVHDTMIYVKNNPIPSDCGKRYRQAFEYMFCFSKGQPKTFNPITEPTKSAGQKIAAFRITGKGRGNVPDEDIGREIKSERKLSNIFTYNVGTSSSKDKIAFGHPAIFPERLAEDQIRTWTNEGDLVYDCFMGSGTTAKVAQLLDRQWIGSEISEEYVKIAQTRLSQYIPDKKNFSAGK from the coding sequence ATGGAATTCGAAAAGATCTATCACGAAAACTGTATAGAAACGCTAAGTCGTATGCCCGACGATCTTCTTGACATGACGATCACCAGTCCGCCATACGACGATCTGCGCGATTATAACGGTTATCACTTCCCTGTCGACGAAATTGCCGCGTCTCTTTACAAAAAGACGAAACCGGGCGGTGTAGTAATTTGGGTAGTTGGCGACAGGACGGTAAACGGCAATGAAACATTAACGAGTTTTCGCCATGCGATCACATTTCAAGATGCGGGTTTCAAAGTTCATGACACGATGATCTATGTTAAGAACAATCCGATACCAAGCGACTGCGGAAAACGTTACAGACAAGCGTTCGAGTATATGTTCTGTTTCAGCAAGGGCCAGCCGAAAACTTTCAATCCAATTACTGAGCCGACGAAATCAGCCGGTCAAAAAATTGCTGCATTTCGCATAACAGGCAAGGGGAGAGGAAATGTTCCTGACGAAGACATTGGGCGTGAGATCAAGTCGGAGAGGAAACTCAGTAACATCTTTACTTACAATGTCGGAACTTCATCATCAAAGGACAAGATCGCTTTTGGGCATCCTGCTATTTTTCCTGAACGGCTTGCCGAAGATCAGATCAGGACATGGACAAACGAAGGTGATCTTGTTTACGACTGCTTTATGGGCAGCGGAACAACCGCAAAGGTCGCACAGCTCTTAGATCGCCAATGGATCGGGTCGGAAATTTCAGAGGAATATGTAAAGATCGCCCAAACAAGATTGTCACAATATATTCCCGATAAAAAGAACTTTTCAGCGGGAAAATAA
- a CDS encoding 16S rRNA (uracil(1498)-N(3))-methyltransferase, giving the protein MRRFYAPIESFIDEGVTLDADETRHLRDVLRLNVGEEVSVFDGKGREFRCAIIEITKKNSSLNVIEEIQPASPESDLEITIAATVLNGEKYDLIVQKAVELGVVSLIPLQTIRCDVKVKDAAKRLSRWRRIALEATKQTGRAKIMQIAEPMEFDSLIAHSNQNVVMFSERDGENFSTIKAGKKITAIYGPKGGWDDSELDAARSRGVAITTLGGRILRAETAAIVITAILQHRFGDLN; this is encoded by the coding sequence ATGCGTCGTTTTTATGCTCCAATAGAAAGTTTTATCGATGAAGGCGTTACGCTTGACGCGGATGAGACTCGGCATTTGCGTGATGTGCTGCGGCTTAATGTTGGCGAAGAAGTTTCGGTATTTGACGGGAAAGGACGAGAGTTTCGATGTGCGATCATCGAGATAACCAAAAAGAACTCGTCATTGAATGTGATAGAAGAGATACAGCCTGCGTCTCCTGAATCCGACCTGGAGATAACGATAGCGGCGACAGTTCTCAACGGTGAAAAATACGACCTGATCGTTCAAAAAGCAGTTGAGTTAGGAGTTGTTTCTCTTATTCCGCTACAAACTATTCGTTGTGATGTGAAAGTGAAAGATGCGGCAAAACGCCTCAGCCGATGGCGCCGAATTGCCTTAGAGGCGACGAAACAAACCGGGCGAGCAAAGATAATGCAGATAGCAGAGCCGATGGAGTTCGATTCGCTGATCGCACATTCAAACCAAAATGTTGTTATGTTCTCCGAACGCGACGGCGAGAATTTTTCAACGATAAAAGCTGGCAAAAAAATTACAGCTATCTACGGTCCGAAAGGCGGTTGGGATGACAGTGAATTGGATGCCGCTCGTTCGCGAGGTGTTGCGATAACTACACTTGGAGGCCGCATTTTGCGTGCAGAGACGGCTGCAATAGTAATAACGGCGATCCTACAGCATCGATTTGGTGACTTGAACTGA
- a CDS encoding adenylyltransferase/cytidyltransferase family protein, whose protein sequence is MSDNLASILDRAGVVREANRARVEGSTIVLANGCFDLLHVGHIRYLAAAKALGDLLVVGVNSDKQANALKGDGRPFVPENERAELVSALRCVDLVTIFDERTVEELIRAIRPDFHAKGTDYTAETVPERDIVKEYGGKVAIVGDPKDHSSTEMIEIVRRKN, encoded by the coding sequence ATGTCCGATAATCTAGCCTCGATACTTGACCGTGCGGGCGTTGTTCGCGAGGCGAATCGTGCACGCGTCGAAGGCTCGACGATAGTTCTGGCAAACGGCTGCTTTGACCTTCTTCATGTTGGACATATCAGATACCTTGCAGCAGCAAAGGCTCTCGGCGATCTGCTTGTCGTTGGTGTGAATTCAGATAAACAAGCGAATGCTCTAAAAGGCGATGGACGACCGTTTGTACCCGAAAATGAGCGTGCCGAGTTGGTTTCTGCACTTCGATGTGTGGATCTTGTAACGATCTTTGACGAGCGGACAGTCGAGGAATTGATTAGAGCTATACGGCCGGACTTTCACGCCAAAGGAACTGACTACACGGCCGAAACTGTACCGGAACGCGATATCGTCAAAGAGTACGGCGGCAAAGTTGCGATCGTCGGAGACCCAAAAGATCATTCGTCAACGGAGATGATCGAGATCGTTCGACGGAAAAATTAG
- a CDS encoding VCBS repeat-containing protein translates to MRNFVAYIGRIGVFAAFAFILSASAFSQIKLRKAMDYDADGKADFTVFRPSSNVWYINQSGGGFTGTQFGLAGEDFMAPGDFDGDGKGDISVWRDTTGMWYRFNSSDGTFHAFNFGMADDEPVARDYDGDGKTDMAVVRRTGGLMIWYIQHSADVNYSAIQWGLSGDYTAPGDYDGDGKFDVCVQRPGSTPTTPATFYALKSSNNTVIAQPWGLYNDLVVPGDYDGDGKTDFAVVREGSTSTSNLTWYILRSSDNGVIAEVFGLTGADVNTQNDYDGDGKTDIAVWRDTNGTFYYNRSSDQGFAAFQWGSPNDYPVASYDTH, encoded by the coding sequence ATGAGAAATTTTGTAGCCTATATCGGCCGAATCGGAGTATTCGCCGCATTTGCATTCATTCTGAGCGCCTCAGCTTTTTCGCAAATTAAATTGCGAAAGGCAATGGATTATGATGCCGACGGTAAGGCCGATTTTACGGTTTTTCGTCCTAGCAGTAATGTTTGGTACATTAACCAAAGCGGCGGCGGTTTCACAGGTACGCAGTTTGGACTTGCGGGTGAAGATTTTATGGCGCCGGGTGATTTTGACGGCGACGGCAAAGGCGATATCTCGGTTTGGCGTGATACGACGGGCATGTGGTACAGATTTAACAGCTCGGATGGCACATTTCACGCATTCAACTTCGGAATGGCCGATGATGAGCCGGTCGCCCGTGACTATGACGGCGATGGCAAGACCGATATGGCAGTCGTTCGCCGTACAGGCGGGTTGATGATCTGGTACATCCAGCATTCGGCTGATGTTAATTATTCAGCTATCCAGTGGGGCCTTTCGGGAGACTACACCGCACCTGGCGATTACGACGGCGATGGCAAATTTGACGTTTGTGTTCAGCGACCGGGATCTACACCTACTACTCCTGCTACATTCTATGCTCTGAAGAGCAGCAATAATACTGTTATCGCTCAGCCTTGGGGGCTGTATAACGATCTAGTTGTTCCCGGTGACTATGACGGCGACGGCAAGACGGATTTTGCGGTTGTTCGGGAAGGTTCCACGTCCACATCAAATTTGACTTGGTACATTCTCAGAAGCAGCGATAACGGAGTCATTGCGGAGGTGTTCGGCCTTACCGGCGCAGATGTAAACACACAAAACGATTATGACGGCGATGGCAAGACAGATATTGCCGTTTGGCGTGATACTAACGGAACATTTTATTACAACAGAAGTTCGGATCAGGGTTTTGCGGCCTTTCAATGGGGATCACCCAACGATTACCCAGTCGCTAGCTACGATACACACTAA
- a CDS encoding (d)CMP kinase has translation MIIAIDGPSGAGKSTLGKMLAKKLNLLYLDTGAMYRAVALAVTRAGVPFRDVDRIADIAENAEINLIGEPDAMKVMLDGEDVSVDIRTLEAAQSASVVSTISEVRRIMVEHQRVIGESAPTGCVLEGRDIGSVVFPNADIKFFLTATPEARARRRHTEDQSKGRISTYEQTLAEINERDERDVSREDSPLTIADDAIVIDTSELDLTEVFEQMLEKINETRSSTA, from the coding sequence ATGATAATCGCCATTGACGGCCCGAGCGGAGCAGGTAAATCCACTTTGGGGAAGATGCTCGCCAAAAAACTAAATCTGCTCTATCTCGACACCGGTGCTATGTATCGTGCTGTCGCTCTTGCGGTTACACGTGCCGGAGTGCCTTTTCGCGACGTTGACCGCATCGCAGATATTGCCGAAAATGCTGAGATCAACCTCATCGGTGAGCCGGACGCGATGAAAGTGATGCTCGATGGCGAGGATGTTTCCGTAGATATCCGCACGCTTGAAGCCGCACAGTCTGCGTCGGTAGTTTCGACGATCTCAGAGGTTCGTCGGATCATGGTCGAACATCAGCGGGTGATAGGCGAATCGGCTCCGACCGGCTGCGTCCTCGAAGGCCGCGATATAGGCAGCGTTGTTTTTCCAAATGCCGACATAAAATTCTTTCTCACCGCAACGCCCGAGGCCCGAGCGCGCCGCCGCCACACCGAAGATCAGTCAAAAGGCCGCATCTCAACATACGAACAGACGCTTGCCGAGATCAACGAACGCGACGAACGCGATGTTTCGCGCGAAGATTCGCCGCTTACTATTGCCGATGACGCCATCGTGATCGACACCAGCGAACTTGATCTGACCGAGGTGTTTGAGCAAATGCTCGAAAAGATCAACGAAACACGCTCTTCGACCGCCTAA
- a CDS encoding MmcQ/YjbR family DNA-binding protein, producing the protein MNIEQLRKYCLSFPGATEDIKWGADLCFCVCAKMFCVTGVDSIAGGMSIKCTPEKFDELIEREGIDPAAYVGRYKWVRIANLNAVTPDELKSLIGKSYKLVFDKLPPKVKKTIK; encoded by the coding sequence GTGAACATCGAACAACTCCGTAAATACTGTTTGTCCTTTCCCGGGGCGACCGAGGACATCAAATGGGGAGCGGATCTTTGTTTTTGTGTTTGCGCGAAGATGTTCTGCGTGACCGGTGTCGATTCGATTGCAGGCGGAATGTCGATCAAATGTACGCCGGAGAAGTTTGATGAATTGATCGAACGCGAAGGCATCGATCCTGCGGCTTATGTCGGGCGATATAAGTGGGTGCGTATCGCCAATCTCAACGCAGTGACGCCGGACGAACTAAAATCACTTATCGGGAAGTCATACAAGCTTGTTTTTGATAAACTACCTCCCAAGGTTAAGAAAACGATCAAATAA
- a CDS encoding low specificity L-threonine aldolase: protein MIDLRSDTVTKPSLAMRTAMANSEVGDDVFGDDPTVNRLQERACVVFEKQAALWMPTGCMGNEVAVKVHTKPGQEIITEDRGHILNYELGAAAVISGVTIQAVKSVDGSGHITWAEIKPVLKIDPPYFQAATGLICLENTHNFAGGSVMNASQCADLCEKAHAMDLPVHMDGARIFNASVALSESVADLTRHCDSVMFTLSKGLGAPAGSIILGSKDFIQEARVWRKRLGGGMRQIGILAAAGLIALEEGPQRLHEDHENAKALAIGLANISGIQINPDKVVTNIVIFDISETGKTQEEIVNLLAQRGVLAVGFDAQIRMVTHLDVSVADVQFAIDAIQKVSGHGA, encoded by the coding sequence ATGATCGATCTCCGCAGCGATACAGTTACAAAACCGAGCCTAGCGATGCGAACCGCAATGGCCAACTCAGAAGTTGGCGATGACGTGTTTGGCGATGATCCGACAGTCAATCGTTTGCAGGAGCGTGCCTGCGTGGTCTTTGAGAAGCAAGCTGCGTTGTGGATGCCGACCGGCTGTATGGGGAACGAGGTCGCTGTTAAGGTGCATACAAAACCCGGACAGGAGATCATCACCGAAGATCGCGGGCATATTCTAAATTACGAGCTTGGAGCGGCTGCGGTAATTTCGGGTGTGACCATTCAGGCAGTGAAGAGTGTTGACGGTTCGGGGCATATTACTTGGGCCGAGATAAAGCCTGTCTTAAAGATCGATCCTCCCTATTTCCAAGCAGCTACCGGTCTTATTTGCCTCGAAAACACGCATAACTTCGCGGGAGGCAGTGTGATGAATGCGTCACAATGTGCCGACCTGTGCGAAAAGGCTCACGCAATGGATCTGCCTGTTCACATGGACGGAGCGAGAATTTTTAATGCATCTGTAGCATTAAGTGAGTCCGTTGCCGATCTGACGCGGCATTGCGATTCGGTGATGTTCACGCTTTCCAAAGGCCTCGGCGCTCCGGCTGGCTCGATCATTCTAGGCTCAAAAGATTTTATTCAAGAAGCTCGCGTCTGGCGGAAACGGCTCGGCGGCGGTATGCGTCAGATCGGTATTCTTGCCGCCGCCGGCCTGATTGCACTCGAAGAAGGCCCGCAGCGACTGCACGAGGATCACGAAAACGCAAAAGCTCTCGCGATCGGCTTGGCCAACATTTCGGGAATCCAGATCAATCCCGACAAAGTTGTCACGAACATTGTCATCTTTGACATTTCAGAAACGGGCAAGACGCAAGAAGAGATCGTTAACCTGCTTGCACAACGTGGTGTGCTTGCGGTTGGATTTGACGCACAGATACGAATGGTCACGCACCTCGATGTATCTGTAGCAGACGTTCAATTCGCTATAGACGCTATACAGAAGGTTTCGGGTCATGGAGCCTAA